A portion of the Granulosicoccus antarcticus IMCC3135 genome contains these proteins:
- a CDS encoding metalloregulator ArsR/SmtB family transcription factor gives MTPVMLFKCLSDETRLLCLLLIMKEGELCVCELTESLGLSQPKVSRHLAQLRSCGLVLDRKQGLWSFYRLHDKLPDWMSSVLDTTLAGNAACLLPYLERLHRMGPRPERTTNCL, from the coding sequence ATGACTCCGGTGATGCTGTTCAAGTGCCTGTCTGATGAAACACGCTTACTATGCCTGTTACTCATCATGAAAGAGGGTGAGCTTTGCGTGTGTGAGCTCACCGAGTCGCTCGGATTAAGCCAACCGAAGGTGTCACGTCATCTGGCGCAGCTTCGTAGCTGCGGCCTGGTGCTGGATCGCAAACAAGGGCTCTGGAGCTTCTATCGCCTTCACGACAAATTGCCAGACTGGATGAGTTCGGTGCTGGATACCACTCTGGCTGGCAACGCAGCTTGTTTGCTCCCCTACCTAGAGAGACTTCACAGGATGGGTCCTCGTCCAGAGCGAACGACTAATTGTCTGTGA
- a CDS encoding HDOD domain-containing protein — MTKILLVDSDISACRELARTLGQMRADWSINSTSSGKQALDIIFNESGDAPVDVIVTEAQLEDMSGFQLLDLARSATVPPVRFTLTADAGFESALGNLRVNQRFLLKPFDSGSLATSIERSLRLRESMNNEALKRLMLSVTSIPALPIVYDKMVQELASQHSSLMRVGEIVESDTGLTLTVLKVVNSAFYGINKHVESVAQAVTLLGAHMIKNITLTTKVFSRFDGSQLSTTRLMQLNNEAIRIGALCNQFARYAKLPRGAVDHCQISGMMANVGQLVATTNAELNNDNGSSSTLSPEIIGANVLRGWHMSDAVVEAVALQFESPPRDLDVITPLMVLHSIRYLQTNLTDTTDEKQRQACEQYLGEFLSPDIMKTWIDAFNAIEQLTEAQRSNAA, encoded by the coding sequence ATGACCAAGATCTTACTAGTAGACAGTGACATCAGCGCCTGCCGTGAGCTTGCACGTACTCTTGGACAGATGCGTGCTGACTGGTCAATCAATTCAACCAGTAGTGGCAAACAGGCACTGGATATCATTTTCAATGAATCAGGGGATGCTCCTGTTGATGTGATTGTCACTGAAGCCCAGCTGGAAGATATGTCAGGATTCCAGTTACTGGATCTGGCACGTTCAGCCACGGTTCCTCCTGTCCGGTTTACCCTCACCGCCGATGCGGGTTTTGAATCCGCATTGGGCAATTTGCGAGTCAATCAGCGATTCTTGCTCAAACCCTTTGACTCAGGCTCGCTGGCCACCAGCATCGAACGCTCGCTGCGCTTGCGTGAATCGATGAACAATGAAGCACTGAAACGGCTCATGTTATCGGTCACCTCAATACCGGCATTACCGATTGTCTATGACAAGATGGTGCAAGAACTGGCATCACAGCACAGTTCATTGATGAGAGTCGGCGAAATCGTCGAAAGCGACACCGGTCTGACTCTGACCGTGCTCAAGGTGGTCAATTCCGCCTTCTATGGCATCAACAAGCATGTCGAGTCTGTCGCTCAGGCAGTGACCTTGCTCGGCGCACATATGATCAAGAACATCACACTTACCACCAAAGTCTTTTCACGCTTCGATGGCAGCCAGTTGAGTACAACACGCCTGATGCAACTCAATAATGAGGCTATCCGTATCGGCGCATTGTGCAACCAGTTTGCCCGCTACGCTAAGCTGCCCAGAGGCGCAGTGGACCATTGCCAGATATCCGGCATGATGGCCAACGTCGGACAACTCGTGGCGACAACCAACGCAGAACTTAATAACGACAATGGCAGCAGTAGCACGCTGTCACCAGAGATAATCGGTGCAAACGTGTTGCGCGGCTGGCATATGTCAGATGCGGTTGTCGAGGCTGTCGCACTGCAGTTTGAAAGCCCGCCTCGCGATCTGGATGTCATTACACCTCTGATGGTACTGCACAGCATTCGTTATCTGCAGACAAACCTGACCGATACCACTGACGAGAAACAACGACAGGCGTGCGAGCAATATCTGGGAGAGTTTCTATCACCGGATATTATGAAAACATGGATTGATGCGTTCAATGCCATTGAGCAATTGACGGAGGCGCAGCGCTCTAATGCGGCCTGA
- the arsJ gene encoding organoarsenical effux MFS transporter ArsJ: protein MQRWSQLPEAIRQYTIITGNYWAFTLTDGALRMLVVLHFHALGYAPLQIAMLFLFYEIFGVITNLVGGWLGARFGLNRTMNIGLALQVVALSMLLVPSGFLSVAWVMAAQALSGVAKDLNKMSAKSSIKLLLSDAQQSRLYTWVALLTGSKNTLKGVGFFMGGALLTLVGFRGAMLLMAVMLCLVWLFSLFALGKDLGKAKRKAPFTAIFSKSQAINILSAARLFLFGARDVWFVVALPVYLSVTLEWDDWSVGGFLALWVIGYGFVQALAPRLTGNSETKQPGGRTAFIWAAVLAVIPAGIALAVMGEFHTETSLVVGLLMFGVLFAINSSLHSFLILSHASRDGVSLDVGFYYMANALGRLLGTVLSGWLFQRYGLEMCLWVSALLVTLSALIIIRLPAGIGQESGHTL from the coding sequence ATGCAGCGCTGGTCGCAACTGCCGGAAGCCATCAGGCAATACACGATCATTACCGGCAATTACTGGGCATTTACTCTCACCGACGGTGCGCTGCGCATGTTGGTGGTGCTGCATTTTCATGCACTGGGCTATGCACCACTGCAGATCGCCATGCTGTTCCTGTTTTATGAAATATTCGGGGTTATCACTAATCTGGTAGGCGGCTGGTTAGGCGCCAGGTTCGGCCTCAATCGAACCATGAATATCGGCTTGGCACTGCAGGTTGTGGCGCTGTCGATGCTGCTGGTGCCGTCCGGTTTCTTGAGTGTAGCGTGGGTGATGGCGGCCCAGGCACTATCGGGAGTTGCCAAGGATCTGAACAAGATGAGCGCCAAAAGCTCCATCAAGTTATTGCTGTCCGATGCACAGCAGAGTCGGCTGTACACATGGGTGGCCTTGCTGACAGGTTCGAAAAATACGCTCAAGGGTGTTGGTTTTTTCATGGGAGGTGCGCTGCTTACGCTAGTGGGGTTTCGCGGAGCGATGTTGCTGATGGCTGTGATGCTGTGTCTGGTATGGCTGTTCAGCCTGTTTGCTCTGGGTAAGGATCTGGGCAAAGCCAAACGCAAGGCACCGTTCACGGCCATCTTTTCCAAGAGCCAGGCAATCAATATACTGTCAGCTGCCCGATTGTTTCTGTTCGGGGCAAGGGATGTCTGGTTTGTTGTCGCCTTGCCGGTCTACCTGTCTGTGACACTTGAATGGGATGATTGGAGTGTTGGTGGTTTTCTGGCTCTCTGGGTCATTGGTTACGGGTTTGTGCAGGCGCTGGCGCCACGCTTGACTGGCAACTCTGAAACGAAGCAGCCCGGTGGCAGAACGGCCTTTATCTGGGCTGCTGTGCTGGCAGTGATTCCTGCTGGCATTGCGCTGGCCGTCATGGGTGAATTCCACACAGAGACTTCGCTGGTCGTTGGACTGTTGATGTTTGGTGTGCTGTTTGCCATCAACTCATCGTTGCACAGCTTCTTGATTCTGAGCCATGCCAGCCGTGATGGTGTGTCACTGGATGTCGGGTTCTACTACATGGCCAATGCGCTGGGCCGTTTGCTGGGCACCGTTCTGTCAGGTTGGTTGTTCCAGCGTTATGGCCTTGAGATGTGTCTATGGGTCTCGGCGCTGCTGGTGACACTGTCAGCACTGATCATCATCAGATTACCTGCTGGAATTGGGCAAGAATCTGGTCACACGTTGTAA
- a CDS encoding Tex family protein has product MSDIASKASHRITSLIAEAIEATERQVVAAIELLDGGATVPFISRYRKEVTGGLTDNQLRTLEERLGYLRELDDRRESIMSSIDEQGKLDDALRTRIHNAATKAELEDLYLPFKKKRRTKGQIAIEAGLLPLAELLWQNPENDPQQAAVPYITATAASGDEKEAVADAKAALDGARYILMERFAEDASLIARLRELMQNQAYFCASLVKGQEQEGAKFRDYFDHQEPLARVPGHRALAMFRGRTEGALSLNLLLQKGDEFSDEGCVNLVASHVGFQHTAQPADDWRQQVVSWTWKIKLSLHLETELLGALRSRADAEAISVFAANLQDLLLAAPAGPRPTLGLDPGYRSGVKVTVIDATGKVVGHTAIFPHKPQQQWQQSLGTLAQLCKKHAVELVAIGNGTASRETEKLADELIDGLRKAGTEGQRQLMTKVVVSEAGASVYSASQQAEDEFPDLDVTIRGAISIARRLQDPLAELVKIDPKAIGVGQYQHDVSQTALAKSLDATVEDCVNSVGVDLDTASAALLSRVAGLTPTLANNIVAYRDEQGAFKSRKELKKVPRLGPKAFEQAAGFLRIPNGKDPLDASGVHPEAYPVVQRIIEYSGKSLEQLIGDASVLRALDASQFTDEQFGLPTVMDILKELEKPGRDPRPEFRAVQFADGVEKVSDLVPNQVLEGKVTNVTAFGAFVDVGVHQDGLVHISALSDTYVKDPRDVVKAGDIVKVKVMAVDIERQRIGLSMRLTDDAEDAAERGRGGSREQGQRASGNGGGRAGSSPGQRPGQGSGQRSNSNQRDKRTNGSSGRQKQATSHRETSDQPSALALSLKAALEGK; this is encoded by the coding sequence ATGAGCGACATTGCAAGCAAGGCGAGTCATCGCATTACCTCACTGATCGCCGAGGCGATTGAGGCCACCGAGCGACAGGTGGTCGCGGCTATCGAGCTGCTTGATGGCGGGGCAACTGTACCGTTCATCTCCCGTTATCGTAAAGAGGTGACCGGTGGGCTGACCGATAATCAGCTGCGCACACTGGAAGAGCGTCTTGGATATCTGCGTGAGCTGGATGATCGGCGCGAATCGATCATGTCTTCCATCGATGAGCAGGGCAAGCTGGACGACGCTCTACGTACCCGAATTCATAACGCGGCGACCAAGGCGGAGCTGGAAGATCTTTATCTGCCTTTCAAGAAAAAGCGTCGCACCAAAGGTCAGATTGCCATTGAGGCGGGGCTTTTGCCTCTGGCGGAACTGCTTTGGCAAAATCCGGAAAACGACCCGCAGCAAGCGGCTGTACCCTACATTACGGCAACGGCTGCCAGTGGTGATGAAAAGGAAGCTGTTGCCGACGCAAAGGCTGCACTGGACGGTGCTCGCTACATTCTCATGGAACGTTTTGCCGAAGACGCCAGCCTGATAGCCAGGCTGCGGGAGCTGATGCAGAACCAAGCCTACTTCTGTGCAAGCCTGGTCAAGGGGCAGGAGCAGGAAGGTGCCAAGTTCCGGGATTACTTTGACCATCAGGAGCCTCTGGCTCGAGTCCCCGGTCATCGTGCTCTGGCAATGTTTCGAGGACGTACCGAAGGTGCCTTGTCGCTGAACCTGCTGCTTCAAAAAGGGGATGAGTTCTCCGATGAGGGTTGTGTCAATCTGGTGGCCTCGCATGTGGGGTTTCAGCACACGGCACAGCCTGCAGACGACTGGCGTCAGCAGGTTGTCAGCTGGACCTGGAAGATCAAACTCTCCCTGCATCTGGAAACCGAATTGCTGGGTGCCTTGCGATCGCGCGCCGATGCTGAAGCCATCAGTGTGTTTGCCGCCAATTTGCAGGATCTTCTGCTGGCAGCTCCTGCAGGTCCACGTCCGACACTGGGTCTGGATCCCGGCTACCGTTCAGGTGTGAAAGTGACGGTGATTGATGCCACGGGCAAGGTGGTGGGCCACACCGCCATTTTCCCGCATAAGCCGCAACAGCAATGGCAGCAGTCTCTGGGAACATTGGCACAACTGTGCAAGAAGCACGCGGTCGAGCTGGTGGCCATTGGTAATGGTACGGCAAGCCGTGAAACAGAGAAGCTGGCTGATGAGCTTATCGATGGCTTGCGCAAGGCCGGCACAGAGGGGCAGCGCCAGCTCATGACAAAAGTGGTGGTCTCCGAGGCAGGTGCTTCCGTTTACTCGGCCTCACAACAGGCAGAAGACGAATTCCCGGATCTGGACGTCACCATCCGTGGTGCCATCTCCATCGCCAGGCGTTTGCAGGATCCGTTGGCGGAGCTGGTGAAAATTGATCCCAAAGCCATAGGCGTCGGGCAATATCAGCACGATGTATCCCAGACGGCGTTGGCCAAGAGCCTGGATGCCACAGTTGAGGATTGCGTAAACTCTGTGGGTGTTGATCTGGATACAGCCTCGGCGGCTCTGCTTTCCCGGGTTGCCGGACTAACCCCGACACTGGCCAATAACATCGTTGCCTATCGTGACGAGCAGGGTGCCTTCAAGAGCCGCAAGGAACTGAAAAAGGTACCACGCCTGGGACCCAAGGCATTTGAGCAGGCCGCAGGCTTCTTGCGAATTCCCAATGGCAAGGATCCTCTGGATGCTTCTGGTGTGCACCCTGAAGCCTATCCTGTGGTGCAACGGATTATTGAATACTCAGGCAAGTCGCTGGAGCAACTGATCGGTGATGCCAGTGTGCTGCGTGCTCTGGATGCCAGTCAATTCACCGACGAACAGTTCGGTCTGCCCACGGTCATGGATATTCTGAAGGAGCTGGAGAAGCCGGGTCGTGATCCACGCCCGGAATTTCGTGCGGTACAGTTTGCCGATGGTGTCGAGAAAGTCAGTGATCTGGTGCCCAACCAGGTACTGGAGGGCAAGGTGACCAACGTCACCGCATTTGGCGCCTTCGTCGATGTCGGGGTTCACCAGGATGGTCTGGTGCATATCTCGGCCTTGAGCGATACCTACGTCAAGGATCCACGAGATGTGGTCAAGGCGGGCGATATCGTCAAGGTCAAGGTCATGGCTGTGGATATCGAACGCCAGCGTATCGGTCTTTCCATGCGCCTGACTGATGATGCGGAAGATGCGGCCGAAAGAGGGCGTGGTGGCTCCCGTGAGCAGGGCCAGCGTGCGAGTGGCAATGGTGGTGGGCGTGCAGGCTCGAGCCCCGGGCAACGTCCTGGTCAGGGTTCTGGACAGCGCTCCAACTCCAATCAGCGGGATAAACGCACTAATGGCTCTTCAGGCCGGCAGAAGCAGGCGACCTCACATCGGGAGACCAGTGATCAGCCATCCGCATTGGCACTGTCGTTGAAGGCAGCTCTGGAAGGAAAGTAG
- a CDS encoding SAM-dependent methyltransferase, with protein MDLQRTVPWGRDFDEYSEMFSLSSLKAGDTVIGCGDGPASFNAEATSRGICVTSVDPLYTFSRAELEQRIEQARNEVMPQVRAKVDDYIWQTIESPEELERRRMQAMRVFLKDYEEGCRAGRYIAASLPKLPYQDNAFDYGLCSHLLFLYSPQLDEELHIQSVLELCRVAREVRIYPLVSIENNQRSGHLPAVLSALAEVGYHSEEVPVSYEFQRGARAMLRIST; from the coding sequence ATGGATCTACAACGCACCGTACCCTGGGGTCGTGACTTTGACGAATATTCAGAGATGTTCTCTCTGTCGTCACTCAAAGCCGGTGATACCGTCATTGGTTGCGGTGATGGCCCAGCCTCGTTCAATGCTGAGGCCACTTCCAGAGGTATCTGTGTAACCTCGGTTGACCCCCTGTACACCTTCAGCAGAGCTGAGTTGGAACAGCGGATAGAACAGGCCCGAAACGAGGTCATGCCGCAAGTTCGCGCGAAAGTCGATGACTACATCTGGCAAACGATCGAAAGTCCGGAGGAGCTGGAGCGCCGCCGAATGCAGGCTATGCGGGTGTTCCTCAAGGATTACGAAGAGGGGTGCCGGGCGGGGCGTTATATTGCGGCGAGTCTGCCGAAGCTGCCTTATCAGGACAATGCCTTTGACTACGGACTGTGCTCCCACCTTCTGTTCCTCTATTCGCCCCAGTTAGACGAGGAGCTACACATCCAGAGCGTTCTGGAGCTTTGTCGCGTGGCTCGGGAAGTGCGTATCTACCCACTGGTATCAATTGAGAACAATCAACGATCCGGACATCTTCCTGCGGTGCTTTCAGCGTTGGCTGAGGTTGGCTACCATTCTGAAGAAGTGCCTGTTAGCTATGAGTTTCAGCGGGGAGCCAGAGCGATGCTCAGAATAAGTACCTGA
- a CDS encoding GH1 family beta-glucosidase, which yields MTIENEQTLEDLRFPEEFIFGVATAAYQIEGAVLEDGRGTSIWDTFSHTPGRVLNGDTGDVACDHYHRWKSDLDLMVELGVDAYRFSISWPRLYPQGGGQLNQRGLSFYDRLIDGCLERGLQAYPTLYHWDLPQALADKGGWSNRSTADAFARYAEKIMDKFGDRISAVSTFNEPWCSSILSHLLGIHAPGEKNLDAALAVLHGQHRAHGLAVQAMRASRSSVPLGIVLNLQSLYPATDTDRDQEATQRHETFHNGMFLDPLFKGEYPEDAMRHLGDRMPDGWHDDLATIAQPLDYWGLNYYTPFHIADASSPQADYPATVQIDKPDVPRTDIGWEVDGSTFYDLLVDINARYTLPPCYITENGAAYNHDIVKGVIADQPRIDYLHQHLEGLLAAMRDGVDVRGYFAWSLMDNFEWAEGYDMRFGLIHVDYATQERTFKQSALWYQSLLQQHRG from the coding sequence ATGACAATCGAAAACGAACAAACCCTTGAAGATCTGCGATTTCCCGAGGAGTTCATCTTTGGTGTGGCCACGGCGGCCTACCAGATAGAAGGGGCCGTGCTGGAAGATGGTCGAGGCACATCCATCTGGGACACGTTCTCCCATACTCCTGGCCGGGTGCTTAACGGTGATACCGGTGATGTGGCATGCGATCACTACCATCGCTGGAAGTCAGATCTGGATCTGATGGTCGAATTGGGCGTCGATGCCTACCGCTTCTCTATTTCCTGGCCCAGACTGTACCCTCAGGGAGGTGGCCAGCTCAATCAACGCGGCCTGTCATTCTACGATCGCCTGATCGATGGCTGCCTTGAGCGCGGCTTGCAGGCCTACCCCACTTTGTACCACTGGGATCTGCCCCAGGCGCTTGCCGACAAAGGTGGCTGGAGCAACCGTTCGACAGCCGATGCCTTTGCCCGCTATGCAGAAAAGATCATGGACAAATTCGGTGATCGAATCAGCGCTGTGTCCACCTTCAATGAACCCTGGTGCTCCTCCATCCTGAGTCATCTCCTCGGCATTCACGCACCCGGTGAAAAGAACCTTGATGCGGCACTGGCGGTCCTGCACGGCCAGCATCGCGCCCACGGTCTGGCGGTCCAGGCCATGCGTGCCTCACGCAGCTCTGTACCACTGGGTATCGTGCTCAATCTGCAATCCCTGTACCCGGCGACAGACACCGACCGTGACCAGGAAGCCACTCAGCGACACGAAACCTTTCATAACGGCATGTTTCTGGATCCGCTCTTCAAGGGCGAATATCCGGAGGATGCCATGCGCCATCTGGGAGACAGAATGCCGGATGGCTGGCACGATGATCTGGCAACGATTGCCCAGCCGCTGGACTATTGGGGATTGAACTATTACACCCCCTTCCATATCGCTGATGCAAGCAGCCCGCAGGCCGACTATCCGGCTACCGTGCAGATCGATAAACCCGATGTGCCGCGCACCGATATCGGCTGGGAAGTCGATGGCAGCACATTCTACGATCTGCTGGTTGATATCAACGCTCGCTACACCTTGCCGCCTTGCTATATCACCGAGAACGGCGCTGCCTACAATCACGATATCGTCAAAGGTGTTATCGCAGATCAGCCTCGCATTGACTATCTGCACCAGCACCTGGAAGGGCTACTGGCCGCGATGCGCGATGGAGTTGACGTGCGTGGCTACTTCGCCTGGAGCCTGATGGACAACTTCGAATGGGCAGAAGGCTATGACATGCGCTTTGGACTGATTCACGTGGATTACGCGACACAGGAAAGAACATTCAAACAAAGCGCATTGTGGTATCAGTCCTTACTACAGCAACACAGAGGCTAG
- a CDS encoding XdhC family protein, with product MKNSTVEVLEGAAQWLEAGHGVELVTVVRTWGSSPRPVGSIAAVRDDGVLVGSVSGGCVEKQLSESFRGQGASRIHTHKVDDEQAKRFGLACGGELELVFETLADAKPLRELLQRLSRRERVRRNVSIGDSEATLHSAARDDQFMWDGENLNQVFGPAWRLLLVGAGQLSRFTAEFALAIDFDVLVVDPREQFREAWNNPLVPVLADSPDDAVLAHANDANSAVLALTHDPNIDDLALMEALPGECFYVGALGSVRNYEKRVKRLAGLDVPAAAIARLRGPIGLSIGSRTSAEIAISIMAELIQVRHSLA from the coding sequence ATGAAAAACAGCACGGTAGAGGTGCTGGAAGGCGCTGCACAGTGGCTGGAGGCGGGTCATGGTGTTGAACTTGTCACGGTGGTCCGCACCTGGGGCTCTTCGCCACGGCCAGTAGGCTCGATTGCAGCTGTGCGTGATGATGGCGTATTGGTGGGATCGGTGTCCGGAGGCTGCGTCGAGAAGCAGTTATCGGAAAGTTTTCGTGGTCAGGGAGCATCCCGAATTCACACCCATAAAGTGGATGACGAGCAAGCCAAGCGTTTTGGTCTTGCCTGCGGCGGTGAGTTGGAACTGGTCTTTGAAACGTTAGCCGATGCAAAGCCTCTGCGCGAACTGTTACAACGTCTGTCGCGCCGGGAACGGGTACGCCGAAACGTGAGTATTGGTGATAGTGAAGCCACATTGCACAGCGCTGCTCGCGATGACCAGTTCATGTGGGATGGTGAGAATCTTAATCAGGTTTTTGGACCTGCCTGGCGATTGCTGCTGGTGGGTGCCGGTCAATTGTCGCGTTTTACGGCCGAATTTGCCCTGGCCATCGACTTTGATGTGCTGGTGGTGGATCCGCGTGAGCAATTCAGAGAAGCATGGAACAATCCGCTGGTGCCGGTCCTGGCCGACAGCCCGGACGATGCCGTTCTGGCCCACGCAAACGATGCGAACAGTGCAGTTCTGGCACTGACTCACGACCCGAACATCGATGATCTGGCCCTGATGGAGGCGTTGCCGGGAGAGTGCTTCTATGTCGGGGCTCTGGGCTCAGTTCGCAACTATGAAAAGCGGGTGAAACGCCTGGCTGGTCTGGATGTGCCGGCGGCAGCCATTGCTCGTCTGCGTGGTCCTATTGGTTTGTCCATCGGCAGTCGCACATCGGCAGAAATTGCCATTTCAATCATGGCAGAGCTTATTCAGGTCCGGCACTCTCTGGCCTGA
- a CDS encoding YHYH protein gives MIKFHKKRRLSLISMTALSFAAIIASGCSSDDDSDTIDTTDSTDTTDTTDTTDTTDTTDNSSTSATLDPSLFVEDALASEPTLVDCTLSDGTETQCYQIEIAGVPADSAVGPFCPQSISSTDADSGIWLDGSGTVYQANGDFILDLPNIYNDSNWQLYDEATGDVYITDTQEGCEAAARPDVDPAYQNYCVECSLDYVDGGVTETYLIPATPIPADTIGAIGTQTGLSLNGVQLAAAAPVADILSNYTIAAFDDCGGHVNPFEGYHYHAATGCSELSDTQVDGHASLLGYAMDGYGIYGMLDSEGLETEGLDQCRGISDESRGYHYHAASAGENMFIGCFTGKTVESADAGPGGGGPGGEPPE, from the coding sequence TTGATTAAATTCCATAAGAAGAGGCGTTTAAGCCTTATCAGCATGACGGCGTTGAGCTTTGCCGCCATCATCGCCAGTGGTTGTTCGTCGGATGACGATAGCGATACCATTGACACAACAGATAGCACTGATACGACCGACACAACAGATACCACTGACACCACCGATACGACAGACAACAGCAGTACATCTGCCACGCTTGATCCGTCACTGTTTGTTGAAGATGCCCTGGCATCAGAACCCACTCTCGTCGATTGCACATTGAGTGATGGTACAGAAACTCAGTGCTATCAGATCGAGATCGCAGGTGTACCGGCAGACTCGGCTGTCGGCCCGTTCTGCCCTCAAAGCATCAGCAGCACCGATGCTGACAGTGGTATCTGGCTCGATGGCTCTGGAACGGTCTATCAGGCGAATGGGGATTTCATACTCGACCTGCCGAACATCTATAATGATAGCAACTGGCAGTTGTATGACGAAGCTACCGGCGACGTGTATATCACGGACACTCAGGAAGGTTGCGAAGCGGCAGCCCGGCCGGATGTGGATCCTGCCTATCAAAACTACTGCGTAGAGTGTTCGCTGGACTACGTTGATGGTGGTGTGACAGAGACTTATCTCATACCGGCCACACCCATACCTGCAGATACGATCGGAGCAATAGGTACGCAAACAGGCCTTAGTCTGAATGGCGTGCAGCTTGCTGCAGCCGCCCCTGTTGCGGATATCCTGAGTAACTACACCATTGCGGCATTCGATGACTGTGGTGGCCATGTCAACCCGTTCGAGGGTTACCATTATCATGCGGCGACTGGCTGTTCTGAGCTGTCCGATACGCAAGTAGATGGTCATGCATCGCTGCTGGGTTATGCAATGGATGGATATGGAATTTACGGAATGCTGGATAGCGAAGGCCTGGAAACGGAAGGATTGGATCAGTGCCGTGGAATCAGTGATGAATCACGCGGTTATCACTATCACGCAGCCAGCGCCGGTGAGAACATGTTCATCGGCTGCTTTACTGGCAAGACCGTTGAATCAGCAGACGCTGGTCCTGGTGGTGGTGGTCCTGGTGGAGAGCCACCTGAGTGA
- a CDS encoding ArsJ-associated glyceraldehyde-3-phosphate dehydrogenase: MTIRLGINGFGRIGRLAFRVASASRDFEIVRINDPAADAHTLAHLLSFDSVHGQWGQQVAGEGEQLILNGKSIICTRHTALSETDWSDCDVVIEASGTLRTTEKLQGFLDQGVKRVVVTAPVKEESVLNVVMGVNHQAYNPLVHRIVTAASCTTNSLAPVVKVMHEHIGIKHGSITTIHNLTNTQTILDAPHQDLRRARACGISLIPTTTGSATAITQIFPELKGRLNGHAVRVPLANASLTDFVFEASSPTSVEEVNGLLKRAADNELAGILGFEERPLVSVDYKSDPRSSIIDALSTMVVNQTQVKIYAWYDNEFGYANRTVELARLVGQIDQD, encoded by the coding sequence ATGACAATACGATTAGGCATTAACGGGTTTGGCAGAATCGGTCGACTTGCCTTTAGAGTCGCCAGTGCTTCTCGCGATTTTGAGATCGTGCGTATCAATGATCCGGCTGCTGATGCTCACACGCTAGCGCACTTGCTGAGTTTTGATTCGGTACACGGGCAGTGGGGCCAGCAGGTGGCGGGTGAGGGCGAACAACTGATTCTCAACGGCAAGAGTATTATCTGTACGCGTCATACGGCTCTGTCAGAAACCGACTGGTCGGACTGTGATGTCGTAATAGAGGCGTCGGGCACGCTGCGCACCACAGAAAAATTACAAGGCTTTCTGGATCAGGGCGTCAAACGAGTGGTGGTCACCGCGCCCGTGAAAGAGGAGTCGGTGTTGAATGTTGTCATGGGGGTCAATCATCAGGCCTACAATCCATTAGTGCACCGTATCGTGACGGCAGCTTCTTGCACTACCAACAGTCTGGCCCCTGTGGTCAAAGTCATGCATGAACATATCGGCATCAAGCATGGTTCGATTACAACTATTCATAATCTGACTAATACGCAGACTATTCTGGATGCTCCGCATCAGGACTTAAGGCGTGCACGTGCCTGTGGGATAAGCCTGATACCAACAACAACAGGTTCGGCTACGGCGATTACACAGATATTTCCGGAATTGAAAGGGCGATTGAACGGCCATGCTGTCCGTGTGCCCTTGGCCAATGCCTCATTGACTGACTTCGTGTTCGAGGCCAGTAGCCCGACCAGTGTGGAGGAGGTGAATGGTCTGCTGAAACGGGCCGCGGATAATGAACTAGCGGGCATTCTCGGTTTTGAAGAGCGCCCGTTGGTGTCTGTTGATTATAAAAGTGACCCTCGCTCCAGTATTATCGATGCGCTTTCGACAATGGTTGTTAACCAGACACAGGTGAAAATATATGCCTGGTATGACAACGAATTCGGATACGCCAATCGTACTGTAGAGCTTGCACGACTCGTTGGGCAGATAGATCAGGACTGA